One Spinacia oleracea cultivar Varoflay chromosome 4, BTI_SOV_V1, whole genome shotgun sequence DNA segment encodes these proteins:
- the LOC130471579 gene encoding uncharacterized protein: MYITIPFTVALKQMPTYTRFLKKILSGKRDFDVKETVNLTENYSAIILNQTPPKLKDPVFAKLEIGDLVPTNITLQLADRSVKYPIGKVEDVPLVVRKLAFLVDFVVLDIDEDSHTPIILGGHFWPPRVLLSMCKGTNHLERGRRQG, encoded by the exons ATGTATATCACTATCCCCTTTACGGTTGCGTTGAAACAAATGCCAACCTACACAAGATTTCTTAAGAAAATCTTGAGTGGGAAGCGAGATTTTGACGTAAAGGAGACGGTGAATCTCACCGAAAATTATAGTGCTATTATTCTTAACCAAACGCCACCTAAACTCAAAGACCCGG TGTTCGCCAAGCTTGAAATTGGTGATCTTGTCCCAACcaacatcaccttgcaactTGCCGACCGTTCGGTCAAGTACCCTATTGGCAAGGTTGAGGATGTTCCCCTAGTTGTTCGCAAGCTTGCTTTCCTTGTGGACTTCGTCGTCTTGGACATTGATGAGGATTCCCATACCCCCATTATCTTGggaggccatttttggccaccgcGGGTGCTCTTATCGATGTGCAAGGGGACTAATCACCTTGAAAGAGGGAGACGCCAAGGCTAG